One window of Arthrobacter oryzae genomic DNA carries:
- a CDS encoding SSI family serine proteinase inhibitor: protein MRQAWIHALVLVSVAGLTACSPGGGGPTPSPSATSASASATATPSPDTETTVPAPSPPPSSAPATSLPGKGNAELAIMVKPSESEPALNYTLVCKDGAPADESSHPSAAAACTALKDNPAVLSPAPRSTDQACTQQYGGPQQATVTGIVDDSPVDVSFARRDGCEIGLWNAAKDVIGSAGGVS from the coding sequence ATGCGTCAGGCATGGATTCACGCACTCGTTCTGGTATCCGTTGCCGGCCTTACCGCCTGCTCTCCGGGCGGTGGGGGCCCAACGCCTTCTCCCTCGGCCACCTCTGCCAGCGCCAGTGCCACGGCCACGCCGTCGCCGGACACCGAAACAACCGTCCCGGCTCCGTCTCCGCCGCCGTCCTCCGCGCCCGCCACATCCCTCCCGGGCAAGGGAAACGCCGAGCTCGCCATCATGGTCAAGCCGTCGGAATCGGAACCGGCGCTGAACTACACCTTGGTGTGCAAGGACGGCGCTCCGGCGGACGAAAGCAGCCACCCCTCGGCCGCTGCGGCCTGTACCGCGTTGAAGGACAACCCTGCCGTGCTGAGCCCGGCGCCCCGTAGCACGGACCAGGCCTGCACCCAGCAGTACGGCGGACCGCAGCAGGCCACTGTCACCGGGATCGTGGACGATTCGCCGGTGGATGTGTCCTTCGCGCGCAGGGACGGCTGCGAAATCGGCCTGTGGAATGCGGCCAAGGACGTTATCGGTTCCGCGGGCGGAGTGTCCTAG
- a CDS encoding serine protease inhibitor gives MSAGADLDMDLTVRLTEAPGAPLYEFRLVVRHGTAPHPPDLKGSTLPDPAAALAAVERFGDEVFFAPRRADMMCTQQYGGPQVAVVTGTFHGRPVHSSFSLTDGCEIARWRSLAPLLGGTAGSTGET, from the coding sequence ATGAGCGCCGGGGCTGACCTGGACATGGATCTGACCGTCAGGCTGACCGAGGCGCCGGGCGCTCCACTGTACGAGTTCCGCCTCGTGGTGCGCCACGGAACAGCACCACACCCTCCCGACCTGAAGGGATCGACGCTGCCGGACCCGGCTGCGGCGCTTGCCGCCGTCGAACGCTTCGGCGATGAGGTCTTCTTCGCGCCGCGACGGGCAGACATGATGTGCACCCAGCAGTACGGCGGACCGCAGGTGGCCGTGGTCACCGGGACGTTCCACGGCCGTCCCGTCCACAGCAGCTTCAGCCTGACCGACGGCTGCGAAATTGCACGGTGGCGTTCCCTGGCCCCGCTGCTGGGCGGCACGGCCGGCTCCACTGGAGAGACGTGA
- the purQ gene encoding phosphoribosylformylglycinamidine synthase subunit PurQ has product MTELPLIGEAVAVAAQPRLAGARIGVVTFPGTLDDRDAARAVRLAGGTAVPLWHADTALGDVDAVVIPGGFSYGDYLRAGAIARFAPLMSKIIDAANSDAKLPVLGICNGFQILTESHLLPGSMIKNDHLKFMCRDQVLRVENSNTAWTLDYEAGQEITVPLKNQDGQYIADEKVLDALEAEGRVVFRYVGFNPNGSRRDIAGISNAAGNVVGLMPHPEHAVEVGFGPQSLDGIGGSDTDGLGFFTSVLNKIVGGSK; this is encoded by the coding sequence ATGACTGAACTTCCCCTGATCGGCGAGGCAGTCGCCGTCGCCGCCCAGCCGCGGCTCGCTGGTGCGCGGATCGGCGTCGTCACGTTCCCCGGAACCCTTGATGACCGCGACGCCGCCCGCGCCGTCCGTCTCGCCGGCGGCACCGCAGTGCCGCTCTGGCACGCCGACACCGCACTGGGCGACGTCGACGCCGTCGTCATCCCCGGCGGATTCTCCTACGGTGACTACCTCCGCGCCGGGGCCATCGCACGCTTCGCGCCGCTGATGTCCAAGATCATCGACGCCGCCAACTCCGATGCCAAGCTTCCCGTGCTGGGCATCTGCAACGGCTTCCAGATCCTGACCGAGTCGCACCTGCTGCCCGGCTCCATGATCAAGAACGACCACCTGAAGTTCATGTGCCGCGACCAGGTCCTGCGGGTGGAAAACAGCAACACCGCCTGGACCCTGGACTACGAAGCCGGCCAGGAAATCACCGTTCCGCTGAAGAACCAGGACGGCCAGTACATCGCCGACGAGAAGGTCCTGGATGCCCTTGAGGCCGAAGGCCGCGTGGTGTTCCGCTACGTAGGCTTCAACCCGAACGGCTCGCGCCGCGACATCGCCGGCATCTCCAACGCCGCCGGCAACGTGGTGGGCCTCATGCCGCACCCCGAGCACGCTGTGGAGGTTGGCTTCGGGCCCCAGTCCCTGGATGGTATCGGCGGGTCCGACACCGACGGCCTCGGCTTCTTCACCTCCGTCCTGAACAAGATTGTGGGAGGCAGCAAGTGA
- a CDS encoding S8 family serine peptidase, whose amino-acid sequence MKSKGTSLPRVGGLRKAAALAVGLPLLLSSVAVGPATAAPAEPSGVEQATNVNPTDYKDGRYIVVLAEKAAAAYEGGTAGIGATKPQQGRKLDAGSQNYKAYDAHLRKAQRDVASKQGVTPSKQFTGALNGFVAELTALQATGLAKDNNVLLVAPDVENAPDYTTTDFLKLTGSEGAWAKQFGGEAGAGKGVVVGVIDSGYAPDNPFLQGDAVQPLKGKAEVGVPYLTADSKIAMLKADGTTFEGECQKGIESGTSFDGTLCNSKVVSARYFADSFRQYVTPEHRAPEELISPVDVGSHGTHTATTAAGNANVEQVIDGASFGKSSGVAPAAKVAVYKVCWEDDNPNTGGCYSSASVEAIDAAIKEGVDVLNYSISGNTNSTSDPVALAFLNAAAAGVFVSASAGNSGPTVSTVNHASPWLTTVAASTFPSDLLGTVKVSDGSMFRGASIMKSEVKDAAVVVAAEAAAPDAPTPANLCGPGTLDAAKVSGKVVVCDRGVVDRTAKSLEVQAKGGVGMILVNLSSSSEDADNHVLPTIHVNAPKSLELKSKLSANPGLTVSLLKGDLTGQPLPPAPQVAGFSSRGPSLASGGDLLKPDISAPGVNVLAGVSTIGNSGAQFGFMSGTSMAAPHIAGFGALVLSKQPKWSPAVVKSAMMTTAYPLVKADGTPNVNPFEGGAGHIDSTRVLDPGLVYNSDVKQWLAFLNGQGVATGSPDAGSIAARDLNLPSIALGSLVGEIQVKRQLTALVPGTYRPVVDMPGVGVHVEPQVLNFSKAGQTREVTITIKNVSAPVGKFTTGTLAWKGPRTVSSPIAVRPVDAQIAPSFFFSSATGTGSGALDLVSGSDSPIAVGVEGLAPLSETAVTKTPGAYAAKNDEHNAVVKVEVPAGATFARLGIQAESEDVDWDIVVYAPNGSGGLVATQVATAAASEFLNVESPRAGTYYIVANLYSTPDNGPASARIQAVSFKGSSGNLTVNPNPIVAPNGTATTATADWTGLAAGSYLGRLSLGGNGIKTWVNVKVGTETATAPAGAPAVTSVDAVPGT is encoded by the coding sequence GTGAAATCAAAAGGAACAAGCCTTCCCCGGGTCGGGGGACTCCGGAAGGCAGCAGCGCTGGCTGTTGGCCTGCCGCTGCTTCTCTCCTCCGTCGCAGTGGGTCCCGCTACCGCGGCGCCTGCTGAGCCCAGTGGCGTGGAGCAGGCCACAAACGTCAACCCGACAGACTACAAAGACGGCCGCTATATCGTGGTCCTCGCTGAAAAGGCCGCCGCGGCGTACGAAGGCGGGACGGCCGGCATAGGGGCAACCAAACCACAGCAGGGCCGCAAGCTCGACGCCGGGAGCCAGAACTACAAAGCGTATGACGCGCACCTCCGCAAAGCCCAGCGTGACGTCGCGTCCAAACAGGGCGTCACCCCGTCGAAGCAGTTCACCGGCGCGCTCAACGGCTTCGTTGCCGAGCTCACCGCGCTGCAGGCAACCGGGTTGGCCAAGGACAACAACGTGCTCCTGGTGGCACCGGACGTTGAGAACGCCCCGGACTACACCACCACCGACTTCCTGAAACTCACGGGCAGCGAGGGCGCCTGGGCAAAGCAGTTCGGCGGCGAAGCCGGTGCCGGCAAGGGCGTGGTGGTCGGCGTGATCGACTCCGGCTACGCCCCGGACAATCCTTTCCTGCAGGGGGACGCGGTCCAGCCGCTCAAGGGCAAGGCTGAGGTCGGCGTCCCGTATCTCACGGCGGATAGCAAGATCGCCATGCTCAAGGCGGACGGCACCACCTTTGAAGGTGAATGCCAGAAGGGCATCGAATCCGGGACTTCGTTCGATGGCACCCTCTGCAATTCCAAGGTGGTCAGCGCCCGCTACTTCGCGGACTCTTTCCGTCAGTACGTGACGCCTGAACACCGCGCACCGGAGGAACTCATCTCCCCGGTGGACGTGGGCAGCCATGGAACGCACACGGCTACCACCGCGGCCGGCAACGCCAACGTGGAACAGGTGATTGACGGCGCAAGCTTCGGCAAGAGCTCCGGTGTTGCCCCTGCCGCCAAGGTCGCCGTGTACAAGGTCTGCTGGGAAGACGACAACCCCAACACCGGCGGATGCTACTCGTCCGCCTCCGTGGAGGCCATTGACGCCGCCATCAAGGAGGGCGTGGACGTCCTCAACTACTCCATCTCCGGCAACACCAACAGCACGTCGGACCCCGTGGCGCTGGCCTTCCTGAATGCAGCGGCCGCAGGTGTGTTCGTCTCCGCATCGGCAGGCAACTCCGGACCCACTGTGTCCACCGTGAACCACGCCTCGCCGTGGCTGACCACCGTTGCAGCCTCCACGTTCCCCAGCGACCTGCTGGGCACCGTCAAGGTATCCGATGGCAGTATGTTCCGCGGTGCCTCCATCATGAAATCCGAAGTCAAGGATGCCGCCGTGGTGGTGGCCGCCGAGGCCGCAGCCCCGGACGCGCCAACGCCTGCCAACCTTTGTGGTCCCGGAACGCTGGACGCCGCCAAGGTCAGCGGCAAGGTGGTGGTCTGTGACCGCGGCGTCGTGGACCGCACGGCGAAGAGCCTCGAAGTCCAGGCAAAGGGCGGCGTGGGCATGATCCTGGTCAACCTGTCTTCCAGTTCCGAAGACGCAGACAACCACGTGCTGCCCACTATTCACGTCAACGCACCCAAGAGCCTGGAGCTGAAGTCGAAGCTCTCTGCCAACCCGGGGCTCACGGTGAGCCTTCTCAAGGGCGACCTCACCGGCCAACCCCTCCCGCCGGCACCCCAGGTGGCAGGCTTTTCCTCCCGGGGACCGAGCCTGGCCTCCGGCGGCGACCTCCTGAAGCCGGATATCTCCGCTCCGGGCGTGAACGTCCTCGCGGGTGTTTCCACCATCGGCAACAGCGGCGCGCAGTTTGGCTTCATGTCCGGCACGTCCATGGCCGCGCCCCACATTGCAGGATTTGGAGCCCTTGTCCTCAGCAAGCAGCCCAAGTGGTCGCCTGCCGTGGTCAAATCCGCCATGATGACCACCGCCTACCCGCTGGTCAAAGCCGACGGCACGCCGAACGTGAACCCGTTCGAAGGGGGAGCCGGGCATATTGACTCGACGCGTGTGCTGGACCCGGGACTCGTGTACAACTCGGACGTCAAGCAGTGGCTGGCCTTCTTGAACGGCCAGGGCGTGGCAACAGGCTCACCCGACGCCGGCAGCATTGCCGCGCGCGACCTCAACCTGCCGTCCATCGCGCTCGGCAGCCTTGTCGGCGAAATCCAGGTCAAGCGCCAGCTCACGGCGCTTGTCCCGGGAACTTACCGGCCCGTGGTGGATATGCCCGGCGTCGGAGTCCATGTGGAACCGCAGGTGCTGAACTTCAGCAAGGCGGGGCAGACCCGCGAGGTCACCATCACCATCAAGAACGTCAGCGCTCCGGTGGGCAAGTTCACCACAGGCACGCTGGCGTGGAAGGGGCCGCGCACCGTCAGTTCACCAATTGCGGTCCGTCCGGTGGATGCCCAGATTGCACCGTCGTTCTTCTTCAGCTCCGCCACCGGCACCGGTAGCGGAGCACTGGACCTGGTCTCCGGCTCGGATTCGCCCATCGCAGTGGGCGTGGAAGGTCTCGCGCCCCTGTCTGAGACGGCCGTCACCAAGACGCCCGGCGCCTACGCCGCAAAGAATGACGAGCACAACGCGGTCGTCAAAGTAGAGGTGCCGGCCGGTGCAACGTTTGCCCGGCTGGGCATCCAGGCCGAATCGGAGGACGTCGACTGGGACATTGTGGTCTACGCACCGAACGGAAGCGGAGGCCTGGTGGCCACCCAGGTGGCGACGGCAGCGGCAAGTGAGTTCCTCAACGTGGAATCGCCCCGGGCTGGAACCTACTACATCGTGGCAAACCTTTACTCCACGCCGGACAACGGACCCGCGTCCGCACGGATCCAGGCGGTCTCATTCAAGGGCAGTTCCGGGAACCTGACCGTCAACCCGAATCCGATCGTTGCGCCCAACGGCACGGCCACCACGGCCACGGCCGACTGGACGGGCCTCGCGGCGGGCTCCTACCTGGGCCGCCTGAGCCTGGGCGGCAACGGGATCAAGACGTGGGTCAACGTCAAGGTGGGCACCGAAACGGCAACCGCCCCGGCCGGTGCTCCGGCCGTCACATCCGTGGACGCAGTCCCGGGAACCTAA
- the purL gene encoding phosphoribosylformylglycinamidine synthase subunit PurL, producing MTTETTKKFNIDTVENAAKTPDTELPWAELGLKQNEFDEVVKVLGRRPTGAELAMYSVMWSEHCSYKSSKNHLRQFGEKVTDEMKKDMLVGIGENAGVTNLGDGWAVTFKIESHNSPSFVEPYQGAATGIGGIVRDIISMGARPVAVMDPLRFGAIDHPDTARVMHGAVAGIGGYGNSLGLPNIGGEMVFDSVYQGNPLVNALAVGVMRHEDIRLANASGKGNKVVLFGARTGGDGIGGASVLASESFDDTKPSKRPAVQVGDPFAEKVLIECCLELFKGSLVEGIQDLGAAGISCATSELASNGDGGMQVELTSVLLRDPTLTPGEILMSESQERMMAVVTPENIAAFEAVMDKWAVEYSWLGEVTDTGRLIITWDGEVIVDVDPRTVAHDGPVYDRPFARPSWQDSVQADSFTGSVQDAGRPSAPAELAAAVTELVASPNMCSKDWITNQYDRYVGGNTAMAFPDDAGVVRVDEETGLGVALATDANGRYTYLDPYHGAQLALAEAYRNVATSGAVPMAVSDCLNFGSPEDPDVMWQLAEAIRGLSDACMELGIPVTGGNVSLYNQTGTTPIHPSPVVAVLGKLDDVARRTPSGWREDGQAIYLLGTTAAELDGSEWANMRGHLGGLPPKVDLAAERALGEILINASRDGMVDSAHDLSEGGLAAALVESSLRYGVGARIALQDVMDRDGVDLFTALFSETQGRAIVGVPRSEEVRFTDMCTARGFAHTRIGVVDAASGQLEINGVDTLSLDALREAHEATLPKYFG from the coding sequence GTGACCACGGAAACCACCAAGAAGTTCAACATCGACACCGTCGAGAACGCGGCCAAGACGCCGGACACCGAACTCCCCTGGGCCGAACTGGGCCTGAAGCAGAACGAGTTCGACGAGGTAGTCAAGGTCCTGGGCCGCCGCCCCACCGGCGCCGAGCTCGCCATGTACTCCGTGATGTGGAGCGAGCACTGCTCCTACAAGTCCTCCAAGAACCACCTGCGCCAGTTCGGCGAAAAGGTGACGGATGAGATGAAGAAGGACATGCTGGTGGGCATCGGCGAAAACGCCGGTGTCACCAACCTGGGCGACGGCTGGGCCGTGACGTTCAAGATCGAGTCCCACAACTCGCCGTCGTTCGTGGAGCCCTATCAGGGTGCAGCGACCGGCATCGGCGGCATCGTCCGCGACATCATCTCCATGGGTGCGCGCCCGGTGGCCGTGATGGACCCGCTGCGCTTCGGCGCCATCGACCACCCGGACACTGCCCGCGTCATGCACGGTGCCGTTGCCGGCATCGGCGGCTACGGCAACTCCCTGGGCCTGCCGAACATCGGCGGCGAAATGGTCTTCGACTCCGTCTACCAGGGCAACCCGCTGGTGAACGCGCTGGCTGTCGGCGTCATGCGCCACGAGGACATCCGCCTGGCCAACGCCTCCGGCAAGGGCAACAAAGTGGTGCTGTTCGGTGCCCGCACCGGCGGCGACGGCATCGGCGGCGCCTCGGTGCTGGCCTCGGAGTCCTTCGACGACACCAAGCCGTCCAAGCGCCCCGCCGTCCAGGTGGGCGACCCGTTCGCCGAGAAGGTCCTGATCGAGTGCTGCCTGGAGCTGTTCAAGGGCTCGCTGGTTGAAGGCATCCAGGACCTGGGCGCCGCTGGCATCTCCTGCGCCACATCCGAGCTGGCGTCCAACGGCGACGGCGGCATGCAGGTTGAGCTGACGTCCGTCCTGCTGCGCGACCCCACACTGACCCCGGGCGAGATCCTGATGTCCGAGTCGCAGGAACGCATGATGGCCGTGGTCACCCCGGAGAACATCGCAGCCTTCGAAGCCGTGATGGACAAGTGGGCTGTGGAGTACTCCTGGCTGGGCGAGGTGACTGACACCGGCCGCCTGATCATCACCTGGGACGGCGAGGTCATCGTGGACGTCGATCCGCGCACCGTGGCACACGACGGCCCGGTCTACGACCGCCCGTTCGCCCGCCCCTCGTGGCAGGACTCGGTCCAGGCCGATTCCTTCACCGGATCGGTGCAGGACGCCGGCCGGCCCTCCGCCCCCGCGGAACTGGCCGCCGCAGTCACCGAGCTCGTAGCCTCGCCGAACATGTGCAGCAAGGACTGGATCACCAACCAGTACGACCGCTACGTCGGCGGCAACACCGCCATGGCGTTCCCGGACGACGCCGGTGTGGTCCGCGTGGACGAGGAAACCGGTCTCGGCGTTGCCTTGGCCACCGACGCCAACGGCCGCTACACCTACCTCGATCCGTACCACGGCGCACAGCTCGCCCTGGCTGAGGCCTACCGCAACGTGGCCACCTCCGGCGCCGTGCCGATGGCCGTGAGCGACTGCCTGAACTTCGGCTCCCCCGAGGACCCGGACGTCATGTGGCAGCTCGCCGAAGCCATCCGCGGCCTGTCCGACGCCTGCATGGAGCTGGGCATCCCGGTCACGGGCGGCAACGTATCGCTGTACAACCAGACCGGCACCACGCCGATCCACCCCTCCCCCGTGGTGGCAGTGCTGGGCAAGCTCGACGACGTCGCCCGCCGCACGCCGTCGGGCTGGCGCGAGGACGGGCAGGCCATCTACCTGCTCGGCACCACCGCGGCAGAACTGGACGGCTCGGAATGGGCCAACATGCGCGGCCACCTCGGCGGACTGCCGCCCAAGGTTGACCTCGCCGCCGAACGCGCGCTGGGTGAAATCCTGATCAACGCCTCCCGCGACGGCATGGTTGACTCCGCGCATGACCTCTCCGAAGGCGGCCTCGCGGCAGCACTCGTGGAGTCCTCGCTGCGCTACGGCGTGGGTGCACGGATTGCCCTGCAGGACGTCATGGACCGCGACGGCGTGGACCTGTTCACGGCATTGTTCTCCGAGACCCAGGGCCGGGCGATTGTTGGTGTGCCGCGTTCCGAGGAAGTCCGCTTCACGGACATGTGCACGGCCCGCGGCTTCGCCCACACCCGCATCGGTGTGGTGGACGCAGCGAGCGGCCAGCTGGAGATCAACGGCGTGGACACCCTGTCCCTTGACGCCCTCCGCGAAGCCCACGAGGCAACCCTGCCGAAGTACTTCGGTTAG
- a CDS encoding 3-methyladenine DNA glycosylase, with product MQTLKRGPQTVLPADTWQHLEAAHQARVRRYADPYLARRSAGKKHPVEDFLFTYYTQKPGQLQRWHPGTGVVLTGPEAAARAGWKYYRMLDDGDLAAAGLPPGTTAATVDRAAFLAERKDAVQFAGIILHGTALRPAQFGCFGLHEWAMVYRQDKFELRHEYLQLRLGAAGTDQVVEDNRIRCSHFDAFRFYTPDAIPLNELVPSRDNQRSMEQPGCLHANMDLYKWAYKLAPALPSDLVMDCFELSWRVRAMDMQASPYDLEEWGYPPIPIETPAGKAEYVEYQRAFSAEAQELRGRLLDALAPLMDEVRNSG from the coding sequence ATGCAGACCCTGAAGCGCGGCCCGCAGACGGTGCTGCCGGCGGACACCTGGCAGCACCTCGAAGCAGCCCACCAGGCCCGGGTCAGGCGTTACGCCGACCCCTACCTCGCCCGCCGCTCGGCCGGGAAGAAACACCCGGTGGAGGATTTCCTCTTCACGTATTACACCCAGAAACCGGGACAGCTCCAGCGCTGGCACCCCGGCACCGGCGTCGTCCTTACCGGGCCTGAGGCGGCCGCCCGCGCCGGCTGGAAGTACTACCGCATGCTCGACGACGGCGACCTCGCCGCCGCGGGGCTGCCGCCCGGGACCACCGCCGCAACCGTTGACCGCGCCGCGTTCCTGGCCGAACGCAAGGACGCAGTGCAGTTCGCCGGGATCATCCTGCACGGCACGGCGCTGCGGCCCGCGCAGTTCGGCTGCTTCGGGCTGCACGAGTGGGCCATGGTGTACCGCCAGGACAAGTTTGAGCTGCGCCACGAATACCTGCAGCTGCGCCTCGGCGCGGCAGGGACTGACCAAGTGGTGGAAGACAACAGGATCCGGTGCTCGCACTTTGACGCGTTCCGCTTCTACACGCCGGATGCCATACCGCTGAACGAACTCGTTCCGAGCAGGGACAACCAGCGGTCCATGGAACAGCCCGGGTGCCTGCACGCCAACATGGACCTTTACAAGTGGGCCTACAAGCTGGCACCTGCCCTGCCCAGTGACCTCGTCATGGACTGCTTCGAACTTTCCTGGCGGGTCCGTGCCATGGATATGCAGGCGTCCCCGTACGACCTTGAGGAATGGGGCTACCCGCCCATCCCGATCGAGACCCCAGCGGGCAAAGCGGAGTACGTCGAATACCAGCGCGCTTTCTCCGCCGAGGCGCAGGAGCTGCGGGGGCGGCTGCTTGATGCCCTGGCACCCCTGATGGACGAGGTTCGGAACAGCGGATGA
- the purS gene encoding phosphoribosylformylglycinamidine synthase subunit PurS translates to MPRIVVDVMPKPEILDPQGKAIVGALPRLGFTAFSSVRQGKRFELTVDGEVTEEILAQARNAAETLLSNPVIEDVVNVEVVEA, encoded by the coding sequence ATGCCCCGGATCGTTGTCGACGTCATGCCCAAGCCCGAGATTCTGGACCCGCAGGGGAAGGCCATCGTGGGTGCACTCCCCCGGCTGGGCTTCACCGCCTTTAGCTCTGTCCGTCAGGGCAAGCGCTTTGAACTCACTGTCGACGGCGAGGTGACCGAGGAAATCCTGGCCCAGGCCCGGAATGCCGCAGAAACCCTGCTGTCCAACCCCGTCATCGAGGACGTCGTCAACGTCGAGGTCGTCGAGGCCTGA